CAGCATTTGCTCTTCATTCGCACTCTGCCTCTGTTACGACCTTTAATGATCTTAACTTCTCAAATTGGTGCGAACAGATCAAACTCCATCTCAAAGTTTTAGATCTTGATGTTGCACTTTACACCGAGAAGCCAACTGTTATTACTGAAACTAGAAGTACTGAAGAAAGGTCTCATTATAAGCACTGGGTCGATCTAACAGATTAGGCAGAATGTCTATGCGAATGAATATTGTGAGAAACATTAAAACTACTCTTCCCAAAACTGAAAATGCaaaatattttctgaaattCGTGGAAGAATCTTGTCAAACTGCTGATAAGTCTCTTACTGGGACACTAATGGGTACTTTGACCACCATGAAGTTTGATGGTTCACATACCATGCATGAGCATTCATCTAAATGACAAACGTAGCAGTAAGACTTAAGTCTTTGGGAATTGAAGTGGAACAAAATTTCCTTGTACAATTCATTATCAACTCATTACCTTCTGAGTATGgccctttccaaatgaactacaATACCATGAAAGATAAATGAAACGTGCATGATTGCACAGAATGTTGGTTCAGGAGGAAGTAAGGCTCAAGAATCAAGGAACCCACTCCATTAACCTTGTAAGTCATCAAAGagttggaaagaaaggaaagaaacatgcAAAAGGAAAATAGAGACACCATAATGTTAATGAGTCCTCCTCTCAAGTACATAAGAATGATAAGTGTCGTTTCTGTGGAAAATCTGGACGCTTTCAGAAAGATTGTCTGAAATTTAAGGCATGGCTCGAGAAGAAAGGTAAGCCTAGTGATTTTACATATCTCGAATCAAATTTAACCTAAGTTCCTTATAATACTTGGTGGATTACTCTAGTTGTACTATTCATGTTTCTAATATGATGCAGGGATTCCTTACAGCACAATCCATAAACcagaatgaaagatatgtgcaTATGGGGAATAGAGTGAAGGCTTCAGTTAAAGTTATAGGAACTTACCTTTTTATCCTTGATATTGGGCGCCACTTAGATTTACTTGAAACTTGTCATGTACCTtctattttgagaaatttagTTTCTTTGTCTAAGTTGGGTAAGACTGGATACTTTTTAATTTCGGTAATGGatgttttagtttgtttaaacaTAATTATCTCATTGGTACCGGTACTCTTTGTGATAACCCATACAAACTGAATCTTAATTCTATTTGTCGAAACACTCTTAACTCTGCATCATAATATTGGAACTAAACAAAGTTTGGTGAATGAACAATTTGCTTTCTTGTGGCACAAACGTTTAGGTCACATATCCAAAGAAAGATTGGAAAGATTAGTTAAGAATGAAATTCTTCCAAATTTAGATTTTATAGACCTTAACATTTGTGTGGATTATATGAAAGGAAAACAAGCAAGACACAAAAAGAAAGGAGCCACAAGAAGCACAcaacttcttgaaattataCACATTGATATATGTGGTCCTTTTGATATTACATCTTTCAGTAAAGAAAAATACTTTATCACTTTTATTGAAGATTGTTCACGTTATGGGTATGTCTATTTGTTGCATGAAAAATCTCAAGCGATAAATGCCTTAGATGTCTTTATTACTGAGGTTGAAAACCAACTAGATAGAAAGGTGAAAATAATCAGGTCAGATAGAGGTGGTGAATATTATGGAAGATATGATGAAAATGGACAACATCCAGGTTCATTTGCTAAATTTCTCGAAAAACATGGCATATGTGCTTAATACACAATGCCTGGaaaaccacaacaaaatggtgtagcaaAAAGGCGTAATCGTACATTAATGGACATGGTTAGGAGTATTTTAAGTAATTCATCTATTCCTCTTTCATTATGGATGTATGCTTTAAGGATTGCCGTTTACTTACTTAATAAGGTTTCTAGTAAAGCAGTCCCAAAGACTCCTTTGAACTATGGACTGGAAGGAAAACTAGTTTAAGGCACCTGCATGTTTGGGTTGCCTGGCAGAAGTAAGAAATTATAACCCACAAGAAAAGAAACTGGATTCAAGAACAATCAGTGGTTTCTTCCTTGGATATCTAGAAAAATCAAAAGGGTATAGATTTTACTGTCCTAATCACAGTACAAAAATAGTTAAAACTGGAAATGCTAGGTTCATTGAGAATGGTGAAGTTAGTGGAGTGAAGAACCACGTAAAGTGGAAATAAAAGAAGTTAGGGTGAGGGtttctctatctttacttttttaaaagatGTTGTTCCTAAAGTTGTTGCACAACCTAACaatcaataagaaaaacaaattaatgcTCCTGTTAATCTCAATGAAGTAATAATTAATGAACCTGCAGTTGATGTACCACAAGAAGTAGCATTAAGAAAATCTCAAAGACAAAAGAGACCTACTATTTCTGATGACTATTTGGTATATTTACAGGAGTCATAATTTGACTTAGGAATTGATAATGATCCAGTTTCATTTTCATAAGCCATTGAAAGTAATAATTCTTATAGATGGACAAATACCTACGAAAGATGCATGTGACCTTGTTAAATTACCAGAAGGTTGCGAAACAGTTGGGTGTAAATGGGTCTTTAAGACCAAACGTAACTCACTGGCAACATCGAACGTCACAAGGCCAGACTTGTTGCAAAAGGTTTCACTCAAAAAGATGGCATCaactataaagaaatattttcacCTGTCTCTAGAAAAGATTCACTCAGAATTATAATGGCTTTagtagctcattatgacttagatctacatcaaatggatgtgaaaacaacCTTTCTAAATGGAAATTTGAAGGAAGAAGTTTATATGAATCAACCTGAAGGGTTCTCTTGTAAAGGAAAGGAACACATGTTGTGTAAACTTAAGAAGTCATTATACGGACTTAAACAAGTTTCTCGACAATGATTTCTTAagtttaatgaaattattgtcACTTTTGGATTTAAGGAAAACATTGTTGATCAGTGTATATATCTGAATGTTAGTGGAAGTAAGTTTATTATGTTAGTCCTGTATGTTGATAACATCTTGCTTGCTACTAATGATCTTGGTTTATTGCATGTTACCAAGAGATATTTATCAaacaattttgaaatgaaagatatggGAGAGGCATCCTATGTGATTGGAATAGAAATATTTCGAAATAAATCACAAGGATTATTAGGTTTGTCTCATAAAGCCTATATTAATAAAGTGTTAGAGAGATTTCGAATGAAAAAATGCTCATGAAGTTCCATTCCAATTCAGAAAGGAGATAAATTTAGTCTCAATCAATGTCCGAAGAAAGAATTAGAATGTAAGCAAATGAATGATATTCCTTATGCATCAATAGTTGGGAGTCTGATGTATGCCCAAACATGTACTAGACAAGACATCAGTTTCGCTGTTTGAATGTTGGGTCGTTATCAAAGTAATCTAGGAATGGATCATTGGAAAGTTGCGAAGAAAGTTTTATGATACTTGCAAGGAACTAAAGATCATATACTCACTTATAGAATATATGATCATCTTGATGTGATTAGATATTCAGATTCAGATTATGCTGGTTGTGTGGATACACGAAAATTCACATTTGGGTATTTGTTCCTATTAGCTGGAGAAGAATTATCATGGAAGAGTGCGAAGCATTTTGTTATAGTTGCATCCACTATGGAAGATGTGTTTGTGGTATGCTTTGAGGCCACAGTTCAGGCTAGTTGGCTGCGGAACTTTATTTTAGGACTTGGACTAATCGACAGTATTTCCAAGCCGCTGaaaatttattgtgataatACTGCAGCAATCTTCTTCTCTAAAAATGATAAGTATTCTAAGGGTGCCAAACATATGGAATTGAAATACTTTTCAGTTAAGGAAGAAGTCCAGAAACATAAAATGACAATTGAACATATTAGCACCAAACGTATGATTGTTGATCCTTTGACGAAAGGATTACCGCCCAAAATATTTGTTGAACATGTTGAAAGAATGGATCTTATTAATAGCAATGAATGACTTTATGTAAagattatattatgtatatgcaatTGACACTTTGAGCTCAACTATATATATGTTTCTGTTATTATTAGTTTTCTCTTGTATACGTTATGTTGAGAATGATGATGACAAGTTTTGTTTTAGATAAAGATATTTTAAGCATTATGGTGGACCCgttatgtatatgaaatgttgTTCAGGCAATAAACTAATATTGTAGTGCATGGAAGGGACTATGCCAAATAAAGTGGTGTACAACCGCCATGGCTCATATTAGTTGATTTACTtaataacaacaaataatattgaatttagtatatgtgcatattGTAATTGAAATGTTTATTAAATCATTAAGCAAATGATGTTACGTGTGTCAAGTGGGAGAATGTTTGTTTTATGACCCACTCACATTAGTATTATTTtgacttaatatttaattactaactaaattttaattctaattgGATAAGTGGAGAAGTTACTTCAACTACCCATTAAGTCTTCCACTTTACCCATTACCTTTTCCAACTATCCATTTTCTCCACTATTCACCATGATGGAAAGGTGGGAATGATGTTAAACAAACTCTATTTAAAGGGTTCTCTCTGCCGTAAAAATATAATCTTATCCATTAAAGTTATACATAAAGTATAAGGcaagagagagaaacaacttCTAATGAACCAAAAAAAACGACTTCCACTCAATCAAGTCAAGAATTATAATGAAAGATTCGGATCATAGTATTAAATACATGTGAAAATCATATAGTTCTATGATCCTGAATAATTGATAGGATTTCTAAATGTtagattgtttatgtttttcacaatcattaaaaaatacttatacattgaactattaaaataaactaaggaaTTCTCTTCTCAATCGGCTAAAATAAAACgtataaaaaattgaaagttctctttaaatatttactcTAGATGGTAACTCCAAATCtgtcacataaataattataactaacaaagtaaagataaatcataccttaaaGATATGagaaccttattgcataacttatgcaaaatctcttttgcacttttttcgtcttctatcataattttttaagaatagaacaatcgtggtgataacgtgttatgaaactatataaacaagtagaagaataaagtagggagaaaaaaaatatttcttattcatcttcaagtatattcaggattcatggATCtcatttacaatgaaggaaaacctctttatttatagggagAACCTAATTTGGTCCCCAAGTAGAATTCCTAAACATATCTTAAAAGGACTACACGTAATTAGACCTttactataatacaaatatgtttataacaacaaaaaaacttTTTGTGGAGTTCTAATCTAAACACAAGAATAGGTGGGAAACAATGAACTATATATACACTTGATTATTATTCAAACATTAATAATCATTGTGTTATTAATATAGTACCAAATGATCCATTTTTTGTCTTACTAAATGTTATTCCCATTTTAAGTGAATTGTGTGAacttatttcataatttaaaagaagtaattaaatgttttaaagttcaaaagaattattgtcactttggttttcttttatatttgcttttctttttaatgtGGTTCTTCACTAGTTTATGTTTtcaagtaaaataattttaaaatgataaataaaaaaggataatagtaaaagataaacttttaatttttattcttaatattttctCTTAACAAGTGTGTGATATTCAATAATTCACTTAATATAGACTGAATAGagtatattgatattttaatttatgttgcATTGTTTGATTGTCAAgaattttgatgaatttgataatTATTTGTGTCAATAAGCAGTGGCggattcaaaattattttacagTGTTAAATTATGGGATAacgcacaagtaccccctcaacctatgtccgaaatctcaccGACACACTTAAACtgtactaaggtcctattaccccctgaacttattttattaataattttttatcccttttcagcctatgtggcactatcttgtagGCCTAATactggttgactttttcttcaattaagtgccacgtaggccgaacagggatagaaaattacttataaaataagttcagaggggtaataggaccttagtatagtataagtgtatctctgaaatttcggacataggttgagggggtactttcATTTTCCCTTAAATTATTATGAACTTTGATAAATTTTGTGATTATAAGCACTTGTTAGGGTTCGGAAAAAAGAGAGAGTAGCAACCAAGATTTAATCTTGGAACCTCAAATACATTAAATCCTCACTAAATTAAtacttgattaattaataattccTCTAAGATAATATTTTGCTTTGATCCCGACATTGGTCAATGTAAAGAATCACCAATTTTGATAagataatatgataatatattttcagaagaccctatataaatatatggtctcattaatatcataaattaataactcTTTAAAAGTACAAATGTATTTAAGACAACTTAGTGAAATATGATTCTATTGTATTTcgttttttgttaaaatttaaatttagttgtaCTTTATCGCtaatttttcttattgcatccaaATATTTTGGTTTTGTCTTTTCGAACTGAaccataaaattttgaagtgttCTAGATACGATAGGTGTTTCCTTATGCGTGACTAGTTCCAAATGTATTATATTATCTTCAACTTTATCATCAACATTGTTCTTTTCAATGGTATCCACTATTTCTTCTATGTTTTGGACCTTTGAACATGTATCATTTTCACCCATCCAATAGGTTATCAACGTCTAATTTATTGTGGtaatcaaaatcattaatcaCGACCTTAAGTTAATAAATGACGTTTAAGTTGATTCAAGTATTCTGAGGTTTCATCCCCGTAAAATTTTACGGTGTTGAAAcactctttaaattaataaatattaatttatcgattGAATAATACctctataaaattttataattccacttatattaatttagtgaggTCCGTTCATTAGAggaaggaaaataaataatttaactttctaaatattaataaaactaTTATTGCACAAAATGGATTAgagaaaataatagaaaaaagattTAGGTTTCTGGATCAgaaatataatagtaataaattgtTAGGGACCTTCCAATCGAAATAACTCCATTTGACTGAGATTTCATAACGTCCACGCAGAGTCTTTTGTGCACCCCCAACCCTCCTCCTCCCTGAAAGtttgaaaataaaggaaaattcTCCACAAAATTTAGCCACAATGATATTTTatctatgttattttattttattcttttgagtaattttaccattttaattttaatatttttttaatttaaaaataaaaaaatcaatatattttaaataaaaaaatattttaaattttttaaaatttgaaaattctaGCTAATTTTTCTAccctaaaataaaaagagagaaggatTAAAAATGCAATATGTATTCGCAGTTCCATTTTTAAAGTATTGatactttcaaaatattttttacttaactaattgaataataatttttttaacattagCGAAATACATTCTTCATTCTCGTCAAGCTTAGAGTTatttaaataatctttttttataaGAATTTAAGGTCACTATTTACCttatataacaaattaaaatatatttaaatttaattaataaataaaaaaatattttaaaattattaataattttaaaacaaaactaataattctcgaataaaatatttcaaacccCACAAACTCcatcatccttctttttctttagaACTCTGTGTCTCTTCTTTTAAcatatttcttctttcttcattgatTGCTGACTTCTTAGGAATCCTATGTCTTACCCTTTACactttcttctttcttatatatgtattcaATAAAACTGCCACAGATCTGAGTTTTTCGATCTCCATTTCCATATTCATCTGAAAAAAATGGACAGCAATACTAGTCTTAGAACTTTGATGTTTAATGATAAAATCGATACCCCAAACCTTTCAGATTTTCTCAGAGTCAAACAAGATCATAACAATAATCTTACAGGCCTTACATTAGGCGCGGTGTTGAGCAACATACGAgaatcatcttcttcttcttcttcccttgTTCATAACTCCAACAGAACTCTCTTCGATATCATTCGAGACGATCCCAGCAACAACGGCAGAAAACCCAGAAAATGGAAACATTTTAGAAACAAACTCCGTCTTAAAcctaacatttcaattcaacaccATAGCAATCCAATAACTCCTGTTGAAAATTTTACATCTGCATCTGGGTCAACAAGTAGAATATTGGAAACTGCAGAGATTGATGGAGATGAAATTGGAGTGGAATTGGAGGATCAACCTGCGCGAATGTCATTAATGGCCTTGTTAACAGAGAATGATGGAGATGAATCAGCGTATATGATTGAAGATGGAGATgcagatgaagaagaagatgaattgGATGTTGCCGGCATCGAAACCGGCACCATTGCCGTTGCTGATGTTGTTGACGTCGGCGCCGGCGGAGAATATAATAATTGTTGTGTGTGTATGGTGAGGCATAAGGGCGCTGCGTTTATACCTTGTGGACATACATTTTGCAGATTGTGTTCAAGGGAACTTTGGGTTCAAAGGGGCAATTGCCCACTCTGCAACAATTTCATTTTAGAAGTTCTTGATATTTTCTAATTAATGTTAGCCcattttcttcctcaatttttcacttttattttatcttcttcGATTTTTACTTCATTCCATCTATCTCTTGTTTTAATATCTCAATGTTAATTAAGCAAATTAAGTAGAATTGTGAACTACTTAGTGACTAATTTAGTAATGGCATAATAGGGAGGTAATGGTATGTGGTGCCTCGATATTGTATTGGTAAAATGAAACTCAATTTGTTTAAGTTTGAACGAGTTATTAACATGTGCATCGGTAAGTTTacttcatttcaatttaattgacATGTAATCTAGTTAATATCTTTGAATTCATTATGGATCACTTAAATTTGACCTAAACTCACTCAATTATCACCCCTAGTTATACCTTTGTCTTGTATGGActaatgtaatttaaaatttgaatagaaAAGGAAGGGAAGAAAGAAACAAAGTCATTATTTGAGGTCACATGGATGTTTGTATGCAATTGTAGAATTGTCTTTCTCTTGTTTTCTATAAGCAGGAAAAAGGTCAAGAGGAGATAGCTGTCGAGCTAGTGTAGTTGAAAAGGACTTGACAACTAGTTTATAGTGTGGGACCTTTAATAATGTCTTACTCCAACTAGGGGAGAGAGCAAACCAACATGTAATCATTTATGACAAATCCCCACCACCAAACCTAATGGGATCTTAACAATCAGTTTGGATATGTAACGGGTTCAAAGATAAAAATACGACAAAAAATGAGTAATTCTTTTAGAAGGTCTCCGTTCTATTTTATGTGgcaccattttttttttgtcagtCTTAAAAAAATGTcgcattttttttatatagtaagtatttaaaggtaCAAATCCTCTTTTATCCTTATTGGTCTCACCTAATTTTACTGTAGTACTCTAATATATTTATGAGGAGAAATAAATGTGACTTTACTTTTTTTGAAGGGCAATTTAATAAACATTTCAAgtctttattatttcttaaattccGTACCCGATGAAATAttgccacataaaatgagacggatGGAGTATATTTAttccttcttcattttataactgcataatacataaacatgacctAACTTTACtttggtgaacaattatgatcTTTAACTCTGAATGTACACAAGTAtatacttaaacttgtataaaattgaacaagtaaacaTATGTGTCCTCCATGACATAATGCCTAAGTTGCCCAAGAGAGCTTTGAATCTTTGTCATGTTTCATAATCAGACCAAACAGAATGATACGCCCAGGGGTGGCTCAACATAATTGGTGGTCTAAAGCGAATTTTAACTCGTGATCTAAAATATAAACATActttcatatacatatttattaaaaaaaaaaacactatttagatgaaaatagtacttaatatattttttcagtgACTAGTTTTAggtaagattttatcaactcaacattgaaaacatcattttaagtgagacaattatttatatgtattgttaacaTAATGATACAAGTAATaagttgataaatattaaataaagataaaagttAGAATCATAGAATTTGACTCAAAAAGTTGGTGATTTTGTATACCTCATTTTAATATGCTTAGAGTAATGCTTGAAACTACaatttaaaaagaaagtaaaaagaaTTTGGAATTCTCTTTGTTCAACACTTTTCACTGTTAATTCTTATTGCTAACAAAGTACAAAAGActattaattcatatttttgacaaagtacaaaaaatattaaagtgaataaaataatttatttttaaaaaaattatacttttatcataaataattaattttttaataaaaaatttaacacataatttattctTGAACAAAAATTAAGACCCCCGAAATTTGGGGGCCTAAGACAAAGGCCTTATTTTTAAAAGCTTAGAGTCGGCCCTAGATATGCCTAAGTTGCGTGTTCATTTTCATATTCCTATATTCAGTCCtcaatattatcaaattatatattagaaaaaaactaTTGAATTTGACGTtatcatttacatttttatgtacATATAAATAGTAGaaataggagaaaaaaataaaaacgacacataataacaaaataattgaataaataataaaaaaattaatattaattattttttaaaaaatgcgaCCTCTTTTTTCTAATGGAAGAAAGCTCATGTTAGCATGAGTCCTATAAGGCTCATTTTAAGTTCTAATGTAAGCCTTGTGCATGTTTGGATTAACTTTTAGCTTATGACTTATAAGACAAAAGTCAAAAGTTAGGATTTCTAACTTGTGACTTTTGactctttttgttattttggctTCAAAATAAGTGTTTATAACTTTACCCAAACACcttaaaattgtttaaaagttattttgacttaaaaacacctaaaataagcTAATCTAAACGAGCAAAGGCTCATTCTGACGTGAGTCTTACAACAAACAATTCAACATCTTCTGCTCCTCTATACAAATGTGGTCCTTTTGGTTTCATACTCAATTTTTGTTgtcattttggaaattttgcTTAATTTGTTTTGCCCTTTTTGCTCGTGGCTCGATATATTCGTTtatatttacttattatttattctaaaatatatttttatttttacttatcatttttgacaaatcaaCAAAGGacaattatatctttacatgTTTTACCTTCAActttaaatacttattttcaaaataatttttcaaggaCTAATACTAACATCATTTAATAGGGATAGTTTggtaaaataattatcaataattgttttcttaatgCTATATCAAGTCAAACCGTACAAGTAAAGATGAGCGAATGAAGTATAAAATCTGATTTCATATTAAATTGgtttgaagttaaaattttatttgaacatgtaatttaaattttcaaagttacatttttcacataaacacaaaaTTCTATAAGTTgtgaaaatttaataaaatttcttcaatttttatataattttattaatgagtgcattataattcataaacaagatattaaaatatcataagacGTTACATGAATAAATTGCATATCTACATGAATAAATAGCATATTCTCATGTTCCATTTACAAATGAATGTTCACAATTGTAAACtttcaaatacaaataacttaaaataaatataatcaacCATTTTAATAATAACTATTAACTTTTTGGTATAGGATTTTGCTTGATTTTCTTACcataatttaagatttattttttcttaaagaaaaaataaaatattaccataaattttttacttttcttgaaagaaaaatataatattattttatatttggtttattcttgt
The nucleotide sequence above comes from Solanum pennellii chromosome 9, SPENNV200. Encoded proteins:
- the LOC107029420 gene encoding uncharacterized protein LOC107029420; the protein is MDSNTSLRTLMFNDKIDTPNLSDFLRVKQDHNNNLTGLTLGAVLSNIRESSSSSSSLVHNSNRTLFDIIRDDPSNNGRKPRKWKHFRNKLRLKPNISIQHHSNPITPVENFTSASGSTSRILETAEIDGDEIGVELEDQPARMSLMALLTENDGDESAYMIEDGDADEEEDELDVAGIETGTIAVADVVDVGAGGEYNNCCVCMVRHKGAAFIPCGHTFCRLCSRELWVQRGNCPLCNNFILEVLDIF